From the Ferviditalea candida genome, the window CCTTCTTCAGGGATGTATGATTTGCGGAACGACGGCAGTTTGATGAGCTTGGTCGAGCATTTGGTACTGCCTTCGATCGCAACCGCATCCGTGTCGTTGGCGGTGATCGCCCGGTTGACCCGCAGCAGCATCATCGAAGTGATGCACGCCGATTATACCAAAACATTTCGGGCTTACGGCATGCCGGAATGGAAGATCGTCAGCAAGCACGCGTTTCGCAACATTTTATCTCCATTGCTGAATATGACCGGTTTGCAGGTCGGCTATCTGCTCGGAGGCGCATTATTCGTCGAAGTGGTGTTTTCCTGGCCGGGAATCGGAAGCCAGCTGTATACATCCATAGTGGCGCAGGATATCCCGATGGTTCAGGCCGGTGTCCTGTTCGTGGCGATCAGCTTCGTGCTGGTTAATTTAATCACGGATTTGGTCGTCGCTGCATTGAACCCCAGACTGAGAAATTAGTCTAAAGAAAGGAGAGAACTGGCATGCAGAAGGATGCGGCCATACAGGTCAAGGGAACAGCAGCCCCATCGCGCGGTTTTTCCAATCAAGGTCAGTGGGCTAAATTTTGGAACGGCTTGCGAAAGGATAAGCTGACTGTTGCAGGTGGTTTGATTGTTGTGATCGTCGGTCTGGTTTCTTTGTTTGCGCCTCTAATCGCTCCTTATGACCCCACTGTCGGCGAAGGATCCATGAGATTAATGCCGCCGGGCACCCCGGGGCATCTGCTCGGACTTGACGATCAGGGGAGGGATATTTTAAGCCGTTTGATTTGGGGAGGACGTATTTCACTTATTACCGCACTGATTCCCGTTCTGTTGACATTTGGATTTAGTCTTGTATTGGGGTTGATTGCAGGCTACTCGGAAAAACTTGGCGAGCTGATCATGCGCACGCTTGATGTCTTGTTCGCCTTCCCCATGGTGCTGTTCGCCATTGCCATTGCGGCTGTGCTCGGACCGGGCATGCTGACCATCATGATCTCGATCGTGCTCGTGCTGATTCCTTATATGACGCGCGTGGTCTATGTCGCAACGGTGACGGAAAAAACAAAGGAATATGTGGAAGCGGCCAGAGCGATGGGCGCGACCAAGCCGGAGATTATTTTCAAGGAAATCATGCCTAATGTCATTTCCGGCTTGATTGTATACTCCACCACTTTAATCGGAGTCATGATCGTCTTTGGAGCGGGGTTGAGCTTTTTG encodes:
- a CDS encoding ABC transporter permease, with product MQKDAAIQVKGTAAPSRGFSNQGQWAKFWNGLRKDKLTVAGGLIVVIVGLVSLFAPLIAPYDPTVGEGSMRLMPPGTPGHLLGLDDQGRDILSRLIWGGRISLITALIPVLLTFGFSLVLGLIAGYSEKLGELIMRTLDVLFAFPMVLFAIAIAAVLGPGMLTIMISIVLVLIPYMTRVVYVATVTEKTKEYVEAARAMGATKPEIIFKEIMPNVISGLIVYSTTLIGVMIVFGAGLSFLGLGIQPPFADWGKMTGDGMKVLTQGAPHVATIPGLVILIVSTAFNWLGDGLRDALDPHKRTQ